Proteins encoded together in one Lachnospiraceae bacterium JLR.KK008 window:
- a CDS encoding ABC transporter ATP-binding protein, with product MIEILDISKRFEEIQAVDHVNIMIKEGSVFGLIGTNGAGKSTVLRMICGVLRPDEGQVLIDGIPVFDHVDAKEKLFFIADEPYFFANATPEDMGKYYISVFPKFDLENYHRYLDSFGLGRRRKVATFSKGMKKQLAILLGICARTKYLFCDETFDGLDPVMRQGIKSLMAKEMDERGMTPIIASHNLRELEDICDHVGLLHRGGVLLSRDLEEMKLNIQKVQCVLDEGVDAAEVFGRLNIVKSEQRGSLYTLTIRGSREEIINYFSTVRTIFFEALPLSLEEIFISETEVVGYDIKKIIFG from the coding sequence ATGATAGAAATTCTTGACATCAGCAAACGATTTGAAGAGATACAGGCTGTTGATCATGTGAACATTATGATCAAAGAAGGCAGTGTCTTTGGTCTGATCGGCACGAACGGAGCGGGAAAAAGTACTGTGCTGCGAATGATCTGTGGGGTGCTCAGGCCTGATGAAGGACAGGTGCTCATAGACGGGATACCGGTATTTGATCATGTGGACGCCAAAGAGAAGCTGTTTTTTATCGCTGATGAGCCGTATTTTTTTGCCAATGCCACACCGGAGGATATGGGAAAATATTACATCAGCGTGTTTCCGAAGTTTGATCTGGAGAATTATCACCGCTATCTGGACAGTTTCGGTCTGGGGCGCAGACGGAAAGTGGCAACTTTTTCCAAGGGGATGAAAAAGCAGCTCGCCATATTGCTTGGCATTTGTGCGAGGACAAAATATCTGTTCTGTGATGAGACTTTTGATGGTCTGGACCCGGTCATGCGTCAGGGAATCAAAAGTCTGATGGCCAAAGAGATGGATGAGCGAGGAATGACGCCGATTATCGCATCCCATAATCTGCGGGAGCTGGAAGACATCTGCGATCATGTAGGACTTTTACATCGGGGCGGCGTGCTTCTGTCAAGAGATCTGGAGGAGATGAAGCTCAACATTCAGAAAGTACAGTGTGTGCTTGACGAAGGGGTTGATGCGGCAGAAGTGTTTGGCAGGCTGAACATTGTGAAATCGGAACAGAGGGGATCTTTATATACGTTGACGATCCGAGGCAGCCGGGAGGAGATCATCAATTATTTCAGCACCGTCAGGACGATATTCTTTGAGGCGCTTCCTCTTTCTCTTGAGGAAATCTTTATCAGTGAAACGGAGGTAGTGGGCTATGACATCAAAAAAATCATTTTTGGTTAA
- a CDS encoding proline-rich domain-containing protein, with protein sequence MSANNVTKKLKTETVDGEEYCLSVGGLADLCGGVQLGEVSSMSVLLFLLVWLVSPFVELAVIIILWKENQRHKEKIRELERQQYGRQAPPHPQGQPVGRGPYAGVPGADAGGMWQRPGQPVGMPRPDSQPVAYGQWRGQPVDMPPKVLPQPKPASQPTDMPQSVWPAPQSVSQPADMPQSAWPAPQSASQPRQSAPQFTPPRPVIAVQRPGHSANVMGTAALIVGIIFVVLAGLIFSTTTWKILPDLGKVMLIGLFVLVFFGSSLIAEKKLHIHKTGNGLYLLGSIFLFLTVLAACYFRFLGSAFVLEGVNRYRVLWIGSLVTTGVWFLGMRRFCDRLFTHACLWGMTVSMVFLGLSFAWEPTDFFGFMTVYAFVLLLLEWSIERLEASPVKAKRKEPGAPGTGKLETETGETVLKGKATEDAGAVPAGQGKERRCVTWAQAFFMLREEMALFVPVHFWLFAGLCAYNGLMEMAGISQRHLFTLCAMAVTVAGMALLCTRKRPISCQWLFLASLEYFAHYTAVTWLFAQREIYAFLTVEAVAAGCFSLWLCCRRAGSERRGPLLAGSRAEGAICLSMIFVDTLAVIGLSWLGTMAPGEQLAAFAAVLLAAGALYLWGRSCRWVPETVVLLCLYLTVAAWNLGKLYHPNCPGYEVFVTGYLCLVILWSFCSQKDCRISMTVIAVILAGISGFPLSAVPLSVLAAMVMTGRKAGRELPGQDRFLCLLFLTAAFSFYRKSPEALWSLWLFAALFWAVYLFLYRRKHLWLTGVCASAMLFLPTALSGRYQITGDALYLSVAVSLLISGIVCRLFVPVVAREEGETGAWQIDFYHILSAAPLLVMTVLADPYWRLGYLLLIGLYCLQYASVKDFPGWEKVRRCAYSGAAACLLPAFWLQPFIVWPALFSLEICLLPVAAFLLFLPVIWGKSRELRDVQTVGYLLCLVILAIDGIATGQVADGLMLEGLCLLVFGWARRKSSQLWEIISVFVMFGFSAIAFYGGLYRAGLSIGLFLAGFWLSYLVFCQKRYGNYYLNLLSSLVMLPAPLALYGQYEITGDRLYTSVAISLLASAIVFRLFLPIMQKEEGEPGAWQIDFYHILIALPLLWMTVWADRYWRFGYLLLLAFYCLQYVPAKRFPGWEKVRRSALTGLEGCLLCAFWLQPYLTWPEILTLEISLLPAALLVFSLSFLWGRSEILWNVQTAVYTGMLIILAVDGIRTGKVGDALILGGVCLLTFVWAIVRSQRRWVRIAGAMIVAEALYMTKEFWFSLSWWVYLLLAGIGLLLFAAVSEKRKK encoded by the coding sequence TTGTCCGCAAATAATGTGACGAAAAAGCTGAAAACCGAGACCGTCGATGGAGAGGAATATTGTCTTTCTGTCGGCGGTCTTGCCGATTTATGTGGCGGTGTACAGTTGGGAGAGGTGAGTAGTATGAGCGTACTCTTGTTTTTGCTGGTCTGGCTGGTTTCTCCGTTTGTGGAACTGGCTGTAATCATAATACTATGGAAAGAGAATCAGCGTCATAAAGAAAAAATCCGGGAGCTGGAGCGTCAGCAATATGGCAGACAAGCGCCGCCTCATCCGCAGGGCCAGCCTGTGGGCCGGGGGCCATATGCGGGTGTCCCGGGGGCAGATGCGGGCGGGATGTGGCAGCGGCCGGGTCAGCCTGTGGGGATGCCACGGCCGGATTCGCAGCCGGTAGCATATGGGCAATGGAGGGGTCAGCCTGTGGACATGCCGCCGAAAGTATTGCCGCAGCCGAAGCCTGCATCACAGCCGACAGATATGCCGCAGTCCGTATGGCCGGCGCCGCAATCTGTGTCACAGCCGGCAGATATGCCGCAGTCCGCATGGCCGGCGCCGCAATCTGCATCACAGCCGCGGCAATCCGCGCCGCAGTTCACGCCGCCGCGGCCGGTCATCGCAGTGCAGCGGCCCGGGCATTCTGCCAATGTCATGGGAACGGCGGCTTTGATTGTAGGTATTATCTTTGTGGTGCTTGCCGGTCTGATCTTTTCAACTACGACATGGAAAATATTGCCGGATCTGGGAAAAGTGATGCTGATCGGCCTGTTTGTGCTTGTCTTTTTCGGCTCCAGCCTGATCGCGGAAAAGAAACTACATATTCATAAGACGGGCAACGGCCTGTATCTGCTTGGCAGTATTTTCCTGTTTCTTACGGTACTGGCAGCCTGCTATTTCCGCTTTCTCGGGTCCGCCTTTGTTCTGGAAGGGGTAAACCGGTATCGTGTGCTGTGGATTGGTTCTCTTGTGACAACAGGCGTCTGGTTTCTCGGTATGAGACGGTTCTGCGACAGGTTGTTTACACATGCCTGTCTGTGGGGTATGACTGTGAGCATGGTGTTTCTCGGACTCTCCTTTGCCTGGGAGCCGACAGACTTCTTTGGATTTATGACAGTATATGCGTTTGTCCTTCTGCTGTTGGAATGGTCGATCGAGCGGCTTGAGGCCAGTCCGGTTAAGGCCAAACGGAAAGAACCGGGAGCGCCGGGAACCGGTAAGCTGGAAACAGAAACCGGAGAGACGGTGCTCAAAGGGAAGGCGACGGAGGACGCAGGAGCAGTCCCGGCGGGGCAGGGTAAGGAGCGGCGGTGCGTTACGTGGGCGCAGGCGTTTTTTATGCTCCGGGAAGAGATGGCGTTATTTGTCCCTGTCCATTTCTGGCTGTTTGCGGGTCTCTGTGCTTATAACGGCCTGATGGAAATGGCCGGAATATCGCAGCGGCATCTGTTTACCCTGTGCGCGATGGCCGTTACTGTCGCGGGGATGGCTTTGCTGTGCACGCGGAAGAGGCCGATTTCCTGTCAATGGCTGTTTCTTGCATCTTTAGAATACTTTGCACATTATACCGCTGTCACCTGGCTGTTTGCGCAGCGGGAGATCTATGCGTTTCTGACAGTGGAGGCGGTCGCCGCAGGCTGTTTTTCCCTGTGGCTGTGTTGCCGCCGGGCGGGCAGTGAGCGAAGAGGGCCTTTGCTTGCCGGAAGCCGGGCGGAAGGTGCGATTTGTCTGAGCATGATCTTTGTGGATACACTGGCGGTGATCGGACTCTCCTGGCTTGGAACTATGGCGCCGGGAGAGCAGCTTGCGGCTTTCGCTGCCGTACTTCTCGCTGCCGGAGCGCTGTATCTGTGGGGCAGGTCCTGCCGGTGGGTTCCGGAGACAGTCGTCTTGCTCTGTCTTTACCTGACTGTGGCAGCATGGAATCTTGGAAAGCTATATCATCCGAACTGCCCCGGTTATGAAGTGTTTGTGACAGGGTATCTCTGTCTTGTGATCTTATGGAGTTTTTGCAGTCAGAAAGACTGCAGGATCTCTATGACGGTGATCGCAGTCATTTTGGCCGGCATAAGTGGTTTTCCGCTTTCGGCGGTGCCGCTGTCTGTGCTGGCGGCCATGGTGATGACTGGCAGAAAAGCAGGGCGGGAGCTTCCGGGACAGGACAGGTTTCTCTGTCTGCTGTTTTTGACGGCTGCGTTTTCCTTTTACCGTAAGTCTCCGGAGGCATTGTGGTCATTGTGGCTGTTTGCAGCTTTGTTTTGGGCGGTCTATCTGTTTTTGTATCGAAGAAAACATTTGTGGCTGACAGGAGTTTGCGCTTCTGCCATGCTTTTCCTGCCGACCGCATTATCCGGGCGGTATCAGATAACGGGAGATGCGCTTTATCTGTCGGTCGCTGTTTCGCTGTTGATTTCAGGTATCGTGTGCAGACTGTTCGTGCCGGTTGTGGCCAGGGAAGAAGGGGAGACGGGTGCCTGGCAAATTGACTTTTATCATATTTTATCTGCGGCGCCGCTGCTTGTGATGACAGTTCTGGCAGATCCGTACTGGCGGCTTGGGTATCTGCTCTTAATTGGCCTTTATTGTCTGCAGTATGCGTCGGTGAAGGATTTCCCGGGCTGGGAGAAGGTGCGCCGATGTGCGTATTCCGGAGCGGCTGCCTGTCTGCTGCCTGCGTTTTGGCTACAGCCATTTATTGTCTGGCCGGCGCTTTTTTCGCTGGAAATCTGTCTGCTGCCTGTAGCGGCCTTTCTCCTGTTTCTTCCTGTTATCTGGGGGAAATCACGGGAACTGCGTGATGTGCAAACCGTAGGGTATCTGCTTTGTCTTGTGATTCTTGCGATCGATGGCATTGCCACCGGGCAGGTGGCAGACGGCTTGATGCTGGAAGGGCTTTGTCTGCTGGTATTTGGCTGGGCCAGACGAAAATCATCACAGCTGTGGGAAATAATATCCGTGTTCGTTATGTTTGGATTTTCTGCCATTGCCTTTTATGGCGGCCTTTATCGTGCCGGCTTGTCGATCGGTTTGTTTCTCGCCGGGTTCTGGCTGTCGTACCTTGTCTTTTGCCAGAAGCGGTATGGCAACTATTATCTGAACCTGTTGTCTTCTCTCGTTATGCTTCCGGCGCCGCTTGCATTGTATGGGCAATATGAGATAACAGGGGACCGGCTGTATACATCCGTGGCCATTTCACTGCTTGCGTCTGCCATCGTCTTTCGTCTGTTTCTGCCGATCATGCAAAAGGAAGAGGGAGAGCCGGGGGCATGGCAGATCGATTTCTATCATATACTCATCGCCCTGCCGCTTTTATGGATGACAGTCTGGGCAGACCGGTACTGGCGGTTTGGGTATCTGCTCTTATTGGCGTTTTACTGTCTCCAGTATGTGCCGGCAAAACGTTTCCCGGGCTGGGAGAAGGTGCGCCGCAGCGCGCTGACCGGTCTGGAAGGATGTCTGCTCTGCGCGTTCTGGCTGCAGCCGTATCTTACCTGGCCGGAAATCCTTACTCTGGAGATCAGCCTTCTGCCAGCCGCACTTCTTGTTTTTTCTCTTTCTTTCTTATGGGGGAGATCGGAGATTTTGTGGAATGTGCAGACTGCCGTCTATACGGGTATGCTGATCATCCTTGCCGTGGACGGTATCCGTACAGGGAAGGTGGGGGATGCGCTTATTCTGGGAGGCGTCTGCCTGCTGACGTTTGTCTGGGCGATCGTCAGATCGCAGCGCCGCTGGGTGCGGATCGCGGGAGCAATGATTGTAGCCGAAGCGCTTTATATGACGAAAGAGTTCTGGTTCAGCCTTTCCTGGTGGGTCTATCTGCTGCTGGCCGGAATCGGCCTGCTCTTGTTCGCTGCGGTCAGTGAGAAGAGGAAAAAATAG
- the eno gene encoding phosphopyruvate hydratase: protein MKRYMEITDVHGREILDSRGNPTVEAEVTLTDTITKERFGGSAAVPSGASTGRFEAVELRDGEPRYFGLGTMKAVNHINTEIKEKIMGRNGLNQLEIDHLMLEADGTENKGHLGANAILAVSMAVARAAAASLRIPLYQYLGGTHTKLMPVPMMNILNGGKHAANTVDFQEFMIMPLNAGSFREALRVCAEIYHNLKKILNHKGLSTGVGDEGGFAPDLPDAKAVLSLIMEAIEAAGYRPGDDIKIALDVASSELYNEKTGMYHFPGESRLTGSEVVRDTQEMISYYEELIEQFPIASIEDGLAEDDWDGWQEMTKRIGKKVQLVGDDLFVTNTKRLEAGIKLGVANAILVKVNQIGSVSEAMEAIEMAHKNAYRSVISHRSGETEDTFIADLAVAVNAGQIKTGAPCRSDRVAKYNQLLRIEEEIGVDARYTGPFQKTQE from the coding sequence ATGAAACGATATATGGAGATCACAGATGTACATGGGCGTGAGATTCTGGATTCCCGGGGGAATCCGACAGTGGAAGCGGAAGTGACACTGACCGATACAATTACAAAGGAACGTTTCGGCGGAAGCGCGGCAGTGCCCTCCGGCGCAAGCACAGGCAGATTTGAAGCCGTGGAGCTGCGTGACGGAGAGCCGCGCTATTTTGGGCTTGGAACGATGAAGGCAGTCAACCACATCAACACGGAGATCAAAGAGAAGATTATGGGCCGCAACGGTCTCAATCAGCTGGAGATTGATCATCTGATGCTGGAGGCGGACGGTACGGAAAACAAAGGGCATCTGGGAGCCAATGCCATCCTGGCAGTGTCGATGGCGGTTGCCAGGGCGGCGGCGGCTTCCCTGCGCATTCCCCTCTACCAGTATCTTGGGGGTACACATACGAAACTGATGCCGGTGCCGATGATGAACATTCTGAACGGGGGCAAACATGCGGCCAACACCGTGGATTTTCAGGAGTTTATGATCATGCCGTTAAATGCGGGGAGCTTTCGCGAAGCGCTTCGTGTCTGTGCGGAAATCTATCACAATCTGAAAAAGATACTCAATCATAAGGGACTGTCGACCGGAGTGGGTGATGAAGGCGGCTTTGCCCCTGATCTTCCCGACGCGAAAGCAGTATTGTCGCTGATCATGGAGGCTATCGAAGCGGCGGGATACCGGCCGGGCGATGATATAAAGATTGCGCTTGATGTGGCCAGCAGCGAGCTCTACAATGAGAAGACCGGCATGTATCATTTTCCCGGGGAGAGCAGGCTGACCGGCAGTGAAGTCGTCAGAGACACCCAGGAGATGATTTCTTATTATGAGGAACTGATCGAGCAATTCCCGATTGCCTCCATAGAGGACGGACTTGCGGAGGATGATTGGGACGGATGGCAGGAGATGACAAAGCGCATCGGAAAGAAAGTCCAGCTTGTCGGTGACGACCTGTTTGTCACGAATACCAAGCGTCTGGAGGCGGGTATTAAGCTGGGCGTGGCCAATGCGATCCTTGTGAAAGTAAATCAGATCGGCAGCGTGTCGGAGGCGATGGAAGCGATCGAGATGGCGCACAAAAACGCATACCGTTCGGTCATATCCCACCGTTCCGGAGAAACCGAGGACACCTTTATCGCGGATCTGGCAGTGGCGGTGAATGCGGGACAGATCAAGACAGGCGCGCCGTGCCGAAGCGACCGGGTGGCAAAATATAATCAACTGCTGCGCATTGAGGAAGAAATCGGTGTGGATGCGCGTTATACCGGACCTTTCCAGAAAACACAGGAGTAA
- a CDS encoding DUF6449 domain-containing protein: MTSKKSFLVNIKTNARRRIWLYVIMFLAFFFSQPVFLAMSLSTETMYYTFDDLGAHLGNVFALCVGLNGGMAFLVAILAVISAVQGFSYMYQRKKLDLYMSVPVSKERRFAAIYINGVLAYLASYLISMMLSFLVAQAMGAQIWRGLGEAAAALIGNTMLFLAVYHITILAVMLTGNLIVTLMGTFVLLFYDGVIYLLTGGYMETFFSSFHYRSTERMADFLISPVIRFFMLTSQAFDFGASYNYYRRVLQWGEFFRGLVPIGFVAVLALGLAYYCYTKKPAEVCGKSMAFPVTKPVIKVCITIPAGLTGGVSFYYLSGQSMLFFLFGMLAGTLLCHSIVEVIYDFDIRSVRNGWKSLLISAVGVAVIFLVFVCDLLGYDSYVPRQEQVDHIAMRFTDSYGTFYNEEFESIGAEQYIFDNMQITDMQPILELATKRMGQIAEVGSQVRYCSIQYTLKNGKNVYRSFPIMYREDTALLDQIVTDPAYQQGSSLVYNEPLLTLGKRLRIYYDDGRGRNVITSEFSLEELWTAYRKDMEDFTYTEMLEELVTGKFEMECVENGMYVSAQLPVYPSFTNTIALIQKTGLYREDYLDMSNVEQIIVRNNNSEAYDKFGHENEYGTYHYIDFSVEATFEDAQEMQQIADAIYPQNFDDFWMPGDTLDRDYDVTVVFKQEPDMTDSDRGSYGNYYMLTDQIPEFVKEATLYREGSETGAVSGETVQPEVYISIDY, from the coding sequence ATGACATCAAAAAAATCATTTTTGGTTAATATAAAAACAAATGCCAGAAGACGCATCTGGCTGTATGTCATTATGTTTCTTGCGTTCTTTTTCTCACAGCCGGTATTTCTGGCGATGAGTCTGAGTACGGAAACAATGTATTACACGTTTGACGATCTGGGCGCGCATTTGGGCAATGTGTTTGCGCTTTGTGTGGGACTGAACGGCGGCATGGCGTTTCTTGTGGCCATACTGGCTGTGATCTCGGCAGTCCAGGGATTTTCTTATATGTATCAGAGAAAGAAACTGGATCTGTATATGAGCGTACCGGTGTCAAAGGAACGGCGGTTTGCGGCGATCTATATCAATGGCGTACTCGCTTATCTTGCTTCCTATCTGATCAGTATGATGCTCAGCTTTCTTGTGGCGCAGGCGATGGGCGCGCAGATCTGGCGGGGACTGGGAGAAGCAGCAGCCGCATTGATCGGTAATACGATGCTCTTTTTAGCAGTCTATCATATCACGATTCTGGCGGTTATGCTGACAGGCAATCTGATCGTGACATTGATGGGGACTTTTGTATTGTTGTTTTATGACGGTGTCATCTATCTGTTGACCGGCGGATATATGGAAACTTTTTTCAGCAGTTTTCATTACCGGTCAACGGAAAGAATGGCGGACTTTCTCATCTCTCCGGTGATCCGTTTCTTTATGTTGACCAGTCAGGCTTTTGATTTTGGCGCGAGTTATAATTATTACCGAAGAGTGCTGCAATGGGGAGAATTTTTCCGGGGGCTTGTGCCGATTGGGTTCGTGGCCGTTTTGGCTCTCGGACTGGCATATTACTGCTATACGAAAAAACCGGCGGAAGTATGTGGGAAGTCGATGGCGTTTCCGGTGACAAAACCTGTTATCAAAGTGTGCATTACCATTCCGGCAGGTTTGACAGGCGGCGTTTCATTCTATTATCTGTCCGGTCAGAGTATGCTGTTCTTTCTGTTCGGGATGCTGGCGGGCACGCTTCTTTGCCACAGTATTGTGGAAGTGATCTATGATTTTGACATTCGCAGTGTCAGAAACGGCTGGAAGTCTCTGCTCATTTCCGCCGTTGGAGTGGCAGTAATCTTCTTAGTGTTTGTCTGTGATCTGCTCGGTTATGACAGTTATGTGCCCAGGCAGGAGCAGGTAGACCACATTGCCATGCGGTTCACGGACAGTTACGGTACCTTTTATAATGAGGAATTTGAGTCAATCGGGGCGGAGCAATATATTTTTGACAATATGCAGATCACAGATATGCAGCCGATTCTGGAGCTGGCGACAAAGCGGATGGGGCAGATAGCGGAAGTAGGATCGCAGGTTCGTTACTGCAGCATACAGTATACACTGAAAAATGGTAAAAATGTCTATCGCTCGTTTCCGATCATGTACAGAGAGGATACGGCGCTGCTTGATCAGATCGTGACAGATCCGGCTTATCAGCAGGGGAGTTCGCTCGTATATAACGAGCCGCTGCTGACGCTGGGAAAACGTCTGCGTATCTATTATGACGATGGTCGCGGCAGGAATGTCATCACCTCAGAATTTTCTCTGGAGGAGCTTTGGACGGCCTACAGAAAAGACATGGAGGATTTTACGTATACGGAAATGCTGGAAGAGCTTGTAACAGGAAAATTTGAGATGGAGTGCGTGGAGAACGGCATGTATGTATCTGCACAGTTGCCGGTTTATCCGTCCTTTACCAATACGATCGCTCTCATTCAAAAGACAGGGCTGTACAGAGAAGACTATCTGGATATGAGCAATGTGGAGCAGATTATCGTCCGCAACAACAACAGTGAGGCATATGACAAATTCGGTCATGAAAATGAGTATGGTACTTACCATTATATTGATTTCTCAGTGGAAGCGACGTTTGAAGATGCGCAGGAGATGCAGCAGATTGCGGATGCCATCTATCCGCAGAACTTTGACGATTTCTGGATGCCAGGCGATACGCTTGACAGAGACTATGATGTGACCGTCGTCTTCAAACAAGAGCCGGATATGACGGACAGTGACCGCGGCAGCTATGGCAACTATTATATGCTGACAGATCAGATTCCGGAGTTTGTCAAAGAGGCAACTCTTTACAGAGAGGGCAGTGAGACAGGAGCGGTTTCCGGCGAGACGGTGCAGCCGGAGGTATACATATCCATTGATTATTAA
- a CDS encoding GntR family transcriptional regulator produces MIILDYKDTRPIYEQVVDKLQKLIINGVLEPDSKMPSVRNLAVELSINPNTIQKAYAELERLGFLYTIKGRGNFVMYHEGLYLLKKKEYLEKIGKLLKEAEEIGISRQEMLQSLTEGEGENDRNS; encoded by the coding sequence ATGATTATTCTGGATTATAAAGATACCAGACCGATTTATGAACAGGTAGTGGACAAACTGCAGAAGCTGATCATCAATGGAGTGTTGGAGCCGGACAGTAAGATGCCGTCGGTCAGGAATCTCGCGGTGGAGTTGTCCATCAATCCCAATACGATACAAAAAGCATATGCCGAATTGGAGCGGCTGGGGTTTTTGTATACGATCAAGGGCAGGGGAAATTTTGTAATGTATCACGAAGGGCTATATCTGCTGAAAAAGAAAGAGTACCTGGAAAAGATCGGGAAGCTCTTAAAAGAGGCGGAGGAGATCGGCATTTCCAGACAGGAGATGCTGCAGAGTCTGACGGAAGGAGAGGGAGAAAATGATAGAAATTCTTGA
- the secG gene encoding preprotein translocase subunit SecG, whose product MSALRTILLIVFIVVSLILATIVLMQEGKSAGLGAISGAAETYWGKNKGRSMEGTLVKLTKVLAILFFVLAAVLNTRFF is encoded by the coding sequence ATGAGCGCATTGAGAACCATTCTTTTAATCGTATTTATTGTCGTCTCTCTTATTCTGGCGACGATCGTATTGATGCAGGAAGGAAAATCCGCTGGTCTGGGAGCCATCAGTGGGGCTGCCGAGACCTACTGGGGGAAAAATAAAGGACGTTCTATGGAAGGGACGCTCGTCAAGCTGACAAAAGTTCTGGCAATTTTGTTCTTTGTGCTGGCGGCGGTTTTGAATACACGTTTCTTTTAG